One segment of Leptospiraceae bacterium DNA contains the following:
- a CDS encoding formate hydrogenase codes for MTLNFFDLVYLLLVLTGIIILIENRLERILYLIALQGLLLIVPVFQVHSLTDFHAWTLVGMILVFKATLTPYVLHWSIKKGKMSVHTQPRFGFLATFFFFIIGIILSLSIVNGLGELPEGVDRIGVIYVFLLIYMGLITFISREQWIVLICGFIMIENGTFLLTLILQKGLPFGIEFGAFIDALLVIVASAALQMRGDSIKQMGDRSLWS; via the coding sequence ATGACATTAAATTTTTTTGACCTTGTCTATCTGTTACTTGTTTTGACAGGTATAATAATCCTTATTGAGAATCGACTAGAGAGGATTTTATATTTAATTGCATTGCAGGGATTACTATTGATTGTCCCTGTCTTTCAAGTTCATAGTTTAACTGATTTTCATGCATGGACTCTTGTAGGAATGATTTTAGTATTCAAAGCAACACTAACGCCTTACGTTCTTCACTGGTCTATCAAAAAGGGGAAAATGAGTGTACACACTCAGCCAAGGTTTGGGTTTTTGGCGACGTTCTTTTTCTTCATCATTGGGATTATTCTTTCTTTGTCAATTGTGAATGGACTTGGAGAATTGCCAGAAGGAGTTGATCGAATTGGAGTTATCTATGTATTTCTTTTGATTTATATGGGACTTATCACATTTATTTCGAGAGAGCAGTGGATTGTGCTAATTTGCGGATTTATCATGATTGAGAATGGTACTTTTTTGTTGACATTAATTCTTCAAAAAGGTCTTCCCTTTGGGATAGAGTTTGGAGCATTCATTGATGCGTTACTTGTAATTGTTGCCTCCGCGGCATTACAAATGAGAGGAGATTCAATTAAACAGATGGGGGACAGATCATTATGGAGCTAA